A region of the Salvia splendens isolate huo1 chromosome 11, SspV2, whole genome shotgun sequence genome:
atatattgtgaatttaatattttctttatttgctAAAAAAATATGAACAGGAGGAGGGTTTAAATTGACGCAAAGGGTTTTAGATTCAAAGAGAAAGAGAAGCTTCCACCGCCCCCCAAATTCATACATGGCTTCCAAACGCCCCTCTCTCTCCAGCGACGACGGAATCCTATCGCGAATCTCCGATCACTCCCTCGTCAGGAAGGGGAAGAGCGCCGCCTCCGACGCCAAGTACGTGGCCACGCGCCTCCTCAAGAGCACCGGCAAGGCCGCCTGGATCCTGGGCACCACTGTTATCATCCTAGGGATCCCCCTCATCATCGAGATGGATCGCGAGGCGCAGTTCAACGAGGCCGAGCTACAGCAGGCCTCCCTCCTCGGCGGCGCCCCCCCTGCCTTTATGCAGCAACCGCAGTGATTTCATTCCTTTTTCACACCCCTCCTTCATGGATCTAGGGTTTCCAGTTGATAGATCCCCTTCTAGTTTAAATGCTTTTATGTTTTACTGTATTTGATTACTGTTGATTGAATTGCGATCCAGATATTATTTTCTATGAAAATTTCACAATTATCTTAGATTTGTAAAAAAATGTTGTGTTGCCTTTGTTTTTGTGTTGCTTTCTGCTTAAACAGAAGAATTTGTTCTGTTATCATCTTATGACCTTCATTGTGCTTTTCATCTTTTGTTGCTTGAGCCTCTGCCAGTTGATAAGATAAGCTCAATTTTGGTTCCACTCTCCAAATTGCAACATATAAAGAGAGTTATGCAAGATATTGGTCTTTGTTGATCTTACAAGTTTACTTTGgcaatttttattttgggatTCTTGCATAATAGATTAATAGAATAGAAGTATAAATATATTGTATGTATACAGTCTCTTTCCAACCAATTCCTGTGTTGTAAAAAATTGAAGATGGGAATAGTTGTTTCTCTTCTTTGTTAAGCTTTCCAAACAAAACATAACAAACATAATGGAAGAGATGGATGAATGTGTAATGTATTCTTCACCATGAATCGCCACAGTTACAAGTTCCATTGACAAAGCGATGATACCTATGAGCATCTCTAACTATGATCTCCCTCTTCATCGCCCTGCTAATACACTTGAAAAACTCGTGACAATCCCTACAGATCCTCAAGTTCTTCACAATCCTCACCGCCTTCCCCTCTGGTGTCACTCCACTCAGTAACCCAAACGCAACGGCCAACTTCTCGCTATGGTACCAAagcatctccttcctcttgtcATCCTCGCTCAACGCATAACCTAGTCTCTCACTCTCCGATATCAACTCTGCCAGCTTTGCCTCAATCTCATCCTTCCTCGGATGCTTCACGTCCCTCCCAGCTAAGAACACGTGAGTCCTCCCACGCACTTCGATCCAACTACTCCCGGCCTCCTTCCTCACCCCATTGTCCCTCATCATCGTCCACACCTTCTTCGCCTCCTCAGCATCCGCAAATGCGTTCGCCAAGATCACATAGGCTGAGTCGTCGTTGGGGTTTATCTCCAGCAACTTCTCGCTCATCCTCCGAGCCACTTGAGGGTTCCTTTGATCTGCACAAATCGATAGCAGCACACGCCATAGAGCTGCATCGGGCTTGTATGGCATCGTCAGAGCCACTCTCTCTGCCTCCTCCAACCTCCCTGCTTTCCCCATTGCTCCAACCAAGCATGTGTAGTGCTCAATCAATGGCTCCAATCCATACTCTTCTTTCATCCTATTCAACCAAATCTCAATCTCCCCAACCATCCCTGCATTGTAGAAGGCTGTGAGAATTGCCAAGAAACTGAACACGTCCGCCTCAATACCTCGACTCTCCATCAGCCCGAAGAGCTCAACTGCATGCTCATGACTCCCCTGCTGCGCGTACCCCGCCATCATGGCGTTCCACCCGACCAGATTCACCTCCGTCCCCATCTCATCAAATACAACTCTCGCCTCTTCCACGACCCCGCACTTGCCATATCCATCAATCAACGCTGTCGCCACGTATACATGAGAATCAAAACCGGCTACCACGGCATGGCCGTGCATGATCAGGCACTGCTCCAGCATGGCCACCCTAGAAGCAGCCGAGATGGCGCCAGAGAGGCTGTGACCCGTCGAAGCCACGCCCTCCCTCTTCATCTCGACAAAGCAGCGCAGCGCGTCGAGGGACCTCTCGGCCCGAGCCAGGCCGTTGATGAGCGCGGCGTAACACACCTCGTCCCGGTGaggcatttcgtcgaacacCTTGAGCGCGGCGTCCAAATCCCGGGTTTTGCAGTAGAGGGAGACGAAGGCGGAGGCGACGAAGGGATGGCGGTGCAGTGAGAGCTTGAGAGAGAGGGATTGGAGCTGGGGAGCGATGGAGTGATCGGAGAGGGAAGCGCAGGATTTGAGGAGATTGGAGAGAGTGTGGGAGTTGGGGCGGGGGCGGAGAGGGTGGCGGAGCAtggagaggaagaggaggaagcaGGAGAGGGGGGAGTTGGCGGCGGAGGCGGAGATGATGGAAGTCCAGGTGACGGTGTTGGGAGAGGGAATGGAGTGGAAGAGGAGGAGAGCTGAGGAATGGAGGTTGAATTTGGAGTAGAGAGTAATGAGGTTGTTGAAGAAAGATATGTTTTGGGGAGTGGGACTCACGCATTTCTTGATGGCTTGTGCGTGTGCGCAGCGGGGATCTCCAATCGCTCTCGCCATTCTCCATTTCTTCCCCATTCTCCATTCTCCgatggggaagaagaagaaggtgctAATTCTCAGTTCTCAGAGTCAGCTTTTTGAACACGGGTCGGGTTTGTTAGTTGGGCTTGAACCTCATTTGCTAAGACTTCATTTCTGCTGTTGTGTTTTTAAGTCTTATTGGGCCTTTTAATGGGCCGAGAATTAGGTGATGCTGGGCTGctatatgaatacatccctctatatatatatacacattagtattccatccgtcccaagttacttgagtaatttccttttttgtcacacttattttattctttctcttactttactttctctcatctctcttactttattctcttttctacttatttaactcattaaacacaaatttcttaaatcccgtgccgaaaagaaactgCTCAAGTaccatgggacggagggaatattaattaagaattaattaaataataggaAGGTTATTTGTAAATAAATACACGAAACTTTCAATATTTCTTGGTTTTTCtctgaattttatttttgaatacaAATATGAATGAACTTTAGATTTTTGTAGTTTtttcccaaaatgaaaaatcaatACTTGCAAATTAGAACTTCCGTGGCAATTCATTTTGATTATTAAGTGATCTACACAAATGGTCCATGAACTATGCGTTTTGCATGTAAATGGTACCTAAACTCTAAAAATATCGTGGCTAGTCCCTGAACTAAAGTGTAATAACATTTATGGTACTTTTTCGCTATTTATCACAATTTTACACCCAAAATGCCCCAAGACATAAAGGACATTTTTAGACTATCATATCTAGATActgaatttgatattttctttatctctctctttaGTATTGAATTCTCCCTCTGTCCGTAAATAGGAGTcctgtttttccatttttgtccgtccgcgaataggagccTTGGTTCACTTagggtcccaccttccactaactcattccactcacatttcatttaaaactaatatatacaagtgggaccctaTTCCACTGacatttttccactcactttccttaacattttttaaaacccgtgcctCCAAAAattgggactcctaatggcggatgaAGAGAGTatgatattattcacttcactttttcaatcattTTATGTCGgatcttttttctctctctttctctaaaacttttagaat
Encoded here:
- the LOC121754683 gene encoding putative pentatricopeptide repeat-containing protein At5g52630 — its product is MGKKWRMARAIGDPRCAHAQAIKKCVSPTPQNISFFNNLITLYSKFNLHSSALLLFHSIPSPNTVTWTSIISASAANSPLSCFLLFLSMLRHPLRPRPNSHTLSNLLKSCASLSDHSIAPQLQSLSLKLSLHRHPFVASAFVSLYCKTRDLDAALKVFDEMPHRDEVCYAALINGLARAERSLDALRCFVEMKREGVASTGHSLSGAISAASRVAMLEQCLIMHGHAVVAGFDSHVYVATALIDGYGKCGVVEEARVVFDEMGTEVNLVGWNAMMAGYAQQGSHEHAVELFGLMESRGIEADVFSFLAILTAFYNAGMVGEIEIWLNRMKEEYGLEPLIEHYTCLVGAMGKAGRLEEAERVALTMPYKPDAALWRVLLSICADQRNPQVARRMSEKLLEINPNDDSAYVILANAFADAEEAKKVWTMMRDNGVRKEAGSSWIEVRGRTHVFLAGRDVKHPRKDEIEAKLAELISESERLGYALSEDDKRKEMLWYHSEKLAVAFGLLSGVTPEGKAVRIVKNLRICRDCHEFFKCISRAMKREIIVRDAHRYHRFVNGTCNCGDSW
- the LOC121754224 gene encoding mitochondrial import receptor subunit TOM9-2-like, translated to MASKRPSLSSDDGILSRISDHSLVRKGKSAASDAKYVATRLLKSTGKAAWILGTTVIILGIPLIIEMDREAQFNEAELQQASLLGGAPPAFMQQPQ